The sequence below is a genomic window from Paucidesulfovibrio longus DSM 6739.
ATGCGAATTCACCTCATCACTGCCGGGCGCAATCCCGGCGCAAATTCATTGGTATTTTGGACGCGTCTCGACGCTCGGTCCGGACAATACGGCGTCAGCGTTGCAGCAGCCTCTGGACGATATCCCTGGAATTGGCTTCGGCGCGGGCGTATTCCTCCAGCGTCAGCCCTGCTCCGAGCGCCACGGCTCGGCGCAGCTCGCGGGAGACGAGATCGCGGGGGGCGTGCGCGTCATTGTCGATGACGAGCGTGGCCCCGTGCTTGCGGGCCAGGGCCGCCACATGGCCGTTGGTCAGGCTGTGGCCGCCCCGCGTGGTAATTTCGAGCGCAACGCCCTTTTCCGCAGCCAGCTTGACCTCAAGTTCGGAAATCAGGCCGGGGTGGGCCAGGATGTCCACTCCCGCTTCGATGGCGGCAAGGTTGGTCCCGGCGGCCACGGGTTCCACCACGGTCTCGCCGTGCACGACGACGATCTCCGCGCCCAGAGCCCGCGCTTTTTCAACGTACTCGCCGATGAGTCCCGGCGGCATATGCGTCAACTCCACGCCCGCGAGCACGGTCATGTCGAAAAAATGCCCGACTTTCGCGAGCTTGGAAACATGGGAAAGAATGAATTCCAGGTTGGCCGCGTCGCCGTGGTCCGTGATGGCGATGGCCTCGTACCCGGCATGGCGGGCGCGGCGCACCAATTCGGCGGGAATAAGTTCCCCGTCGCTGAACGTCGAATGCGTGTGCAGATCAATCATATCGGTGGCTACATCTTGTATTTGAAGTCGTCGGCGGAGATCTTCTCCAGTTCCTCGGTCCACTTCTTCGCGGCGTCGGTCTTGAACACGGCGTGCTGGCTTTCCCCGGAGGCGATGCCCGCTTCCGCGAGAACGGCCTCCGCGACGAAGACCGGAGCCTCGGCCCGCACCGCCAACGCGATGGCATCCGAGGGACGGCTGTCGATCCGCCGTTCCTCCTCGCCCAGACGCAGGACCAGCTCCGCGAAGTAGGTTCCCTCTTCCACGCGGGTTATCTCCACTCCGGAGACGACGGCTCCCAGGCCGGATATGGCGGAAAGGAGCAGATCGTGGGTCATGGGGCGGGGAAAATCGACCTTGTTCAGCGCAAGGGAAATGGCCATGGCTTCCATGGCCCCGATCCAGATGGGCAGCACCATCTCTTCGGCGAGATCCTTGAGGATCAGCACCGGAGACTGGTTCTTCTCATCCAGCGCCAGGCCGAACACCCGCAATTCTACCATGCCTCTCCCGTCTTCTCCCCGATGAGGGAATGCTTCTTCGCCTCCGTAATCCGGACAGGCATCATCCTGCCGGCCAGGTCTTCCTCCCGTTCGGCTCCGCAGAGCGGAACGTTGACGATGCGCCCGCCGGAATCTCGTCCTCGCCAGAAGGCCGCGTCCTCGGATTGCACCCTGCTCGGCCCGTCGAAAAGCACCTCGCAGACCGCTCCAACCCGGCTTTCCAACGCTTCAGACGTAATCTCATTTTGTAATTCCTGCAAGCGGGACAAACGATCCGACGCCGTTTGCGGGTCCACCTTGGGCGTCATGTTCACCGCGGCGACGCCGGGCCGGTCCGAATACTTGAAGGAAAAACTCGACTCGAAACGGACCTCGCGCATCATCTCCAGCGTACGCTCGAAATCCTCGTCCGTCTCGCCGGGAAAGCCCACGATCAGGTCCGTTCCCAGGGCGATGTCCGGCCGCGCCGCCTGAAGCTCGCGCACGATGCGCAGGTAGCGCTCCGTGTCGTACTTGCGGCCCATCCTCCGCAGCACCGCGTCCGAACCGGATTGCAGCGGCAAATGCAAATGCGGAC
It includes:
- a CDS encoding histidinol phosphate phosphatase domain-containing protein, which produces MIDLHTHSTFSDGELIPAELVRRARHAGYEAIAITDHGDAANLEFILSHVSKLAKVGHFFDMTVLAGVELTHMPPGLIGEYVEKARALGAEIVVVHGETVVEPVAAGTNLAAIEAGVDILAHPGLISELEVKLAAEKGVALEITTRGGHSLTNGHVAALARKHGATLVIDNDAHAPRDLVSRELRRAVALGAGLTLEEYARAEANSRDIVQRLLQR
- a CDS encoding bifunctional nuclease family protein, which gives rise to MVELRVFGLALDEKNQSPVLILKDLAEEMVLPIWIGAMEAMAISLALNKVDFPRPMTHDLLLSAISGLGAVVSGVEITRVEEGTYFAELVLRLGEEERRIDSRPSDAIALAVRAEAPVFVAEAVLAEAGIASGESQHAVFKTDAAKKWTEELEKISADDFKYKM